A genomic stretch from Limnobacter thiooxidans includes:
- a CDS encoding MerR family transcriptional regulator, whose translation MVSFRFKKSSANKDTSPSGPGREFTIDELARTANTTVRNVRAYQDRGLLAPPEKRGRVGFYNEDHLSRLKLVGQMLGRGYTLNNIQEMLDAIDKGYDLRQLLGLTHAITSPWTDEIPKNFNPVHLATMFGTNLSRGALAKTIELGLLEPDGLRYRAPSPKILHAGAEMASEGIPLLDLLELIDSLRGHLESFCDQAVSLFVKELDQYGDNLPPKEELPRLAQLIWKIRPLAMTAIESEVSRALQKSASKFVNDRIVGLIDKMAEEMPNTLGQQAESWVPPPESTESQDKDKKS comes from the coding sequence AAAAATCGTCGGCAAACAAAGACACTTCGCCCAGTGGGCCCGGTCGCGAGTTCACCATTGACGAACTGGCCCGCACGGCCAACACCACGGTTCGCAATGTGCGCGCCTACCAGGACAGGGGGCTGCTGGCACCACCAGAGAAACGTGGCCGAGTGGGCTTCTACAATGAGGACCACCTTTCACGCCTGAAACTGGTGGGCCAAATGCTGGGCCGTGGCTATACCCTGAACAACATTCAGGAAATGCTGGATGCGATCGACAAAGGCTACGACCTTCGGCAACTGCTGGGTTTAACGCACGCCATCACCAGCCCGTGGACCGATGAAATTCCGAAAAACTTCAATCCGGTTCATTTGGCCACCATGTTCGGGACCAATCTCAGCAGGGGCGCCTTGGCCAAAACCATTGAACTGGGTTTGCTGGAACCTGACGGCCTGCGCTACCGCGCACCCAGTCCGAAAATTCTGCATGCTGGCGCGGAAATGGCTAGTGAGGGCATTCCCCTGCTGGACTTGCTCGAATTGATCGATTCCCTGCGGGGGCACCTGGAAAGTTTTTGTGACCAAGCGGTGTCACTGTTCGTCAAGGAACTGGACCAGTATGGCGATAACCTTCCACCCAAGGAAGAGTTGCCGAGGTTGGCTCAGCTGATCTGGAAAATACGGCCTTTGGCCATGACTGCAATTGAGTCTGAGGTGTCTCGGGCGCTTCAAAAATCGGCAAGCAAATTCGTCAATGACCGCATTGTCGGCTTGATTGACAAGATGGCCGAGGAAATGCCAAACACCTTGGGCCAACAAGCCGAATCCTGGGTGCCCCCTCCCGAATCAACCGAGTCCCAGGACAAAGACAAAAAATCTTGA
- a CDS encoding response regulator, giving the protein MQANDPGKSLPRILVVDDSVVERNLFVHMVAKWGYPVEFAESGQQAIELIQQKKIQLVLADWQMPEMQGTELCLTLRNLNLGQYTYIILMSAQNDEEFLIKALDAGADDVLAKPVDGSELEARLQSAVRRIELQAQLARKTDELSRAHDVIAQDLRAVSSLQRSYLPEPESPFAGLNYQWLSVPSKYVSGDHLHVFELQPDVYGFYLLDVSGHGIPAAVKSMQLVQMFADNSSSSLVLESSVGADGIRAVSRPRDVVARLNRLFQQTESDLSYFTMIYGIFNTATRQISLCQAGHPSPILLTGQGGVQVLGQGGYPVGLFDFDDFEDIELTLGEDEALVLYSDGVTEVLSSSAESFGEERLLQCITEQVRLGRCADLPECIRWTVEKWGGPVVQQKGFEDDVSILMIAPRPGLLDQHVHTDVDRQLPEPVFRLQGVQGNQSSGELSPIPLSAAKSIVIVDDSRSFLRIFEAMLNSWGYKVHSAKNGHDALALIESEQPDFVLTDWDMPGMSGIELCEQVSAQRGNAYTYIIMITGYASRDDLLHSLRVGADDFMTKPVNPSELKVRLKTAERIADLHTGLERRHTELSQLYEALQRDMREVSRIQRALLPKSRVEPWPCAVQTLYQPKGYVCGKQMGLLQTQSNEHGFFMISMPGEDTATALQTMALARWFSMARATRVLFPVEETSAKVRRYLASPEQVLAQLSSISPALDDAAPEFDLLYGLMNLDQGTLLVAGIGAWSMVLAQPGLSPLHVVLPKLNPGELRKGHVVYQDVIRPGSRLFFYSQDCSEAFGISDFNAWANDILVDEQGPNVLGKEFSRLLSPSRQTQMPSGDLALLGIQWRESFEPVLCTFSDEQLRTLLREVRALGQSADDEFSADNPPLDLGQYLDSLAFSVVADTLNIGRMSEAVRTFVEGLAYAEDLCYNADLVVSEAMTNVMVHGFKDLQPAPLGLIVAAFQHGIAVLVEDHGSRIPAAVLDNMRNVESFQQDFSLSELPEGGMGLALIRAVSRRFAYRSTQSSNRLLVLL; this is encoded by the coding sequence GTGCAGGCCAATGACCCTGGTAAATCCCTGCCTCGAATTCTGGTAGTTGATGATTCGGTGGTCGAGCGCAACCTGTTTGTCCACATGGTGGCCAAGTGGGGTTACCCGGTGGAATTCGCGGAAAGCGGACAACAGGCCATTGAGCTGATTCAGCAAAAGAAAATCCAGTTGGTGCTGGCCGATTGGCAAATGCCGGAAATGCAAGGTACGGAATTGTGTCTGACCCTGCGCAACCTGAATCTGGGGCAATATACCTACATCATCTTGATGTCAGCCCAGAATGATGAGGAGTTCCTGATCAAGGCACTCGACGCTGGTGCAGACGACGTGCTCGCCAAGCCGGTTGATGGCAGTGAACTTGAAGCCCGTCTCCAATCGGCTGTTCGTCGAATTGAGTTGCAGGCCCAGCTGGCCCGCAAAACCGACGAGCTCTCTCGGGCTCACGATGTGATTGCTCAAGACCTCAGGGCAGTGTCCAGCCTCCAACGCAGTTACCTTCCCGAACCCGAAAGTCCCTTTGCCGGCTTGAATTATCAGTGGTTGTCTGTACCGTCGAAATATGTTTCCGGCGACCATTTGCATGTTTTCGAACTGCAGCCTGATGTGTATGGCTTTTATCTGCTGGATGTGTCGGGGCATGGTATTCCGGCCGCCGTGAAGTCGATGCAACTGGTACAAATGTTTGCTGACAACTCCAGCTCAAGCCTCGTACTGGAAAGTTCGGTTGGTGCAGATGGCATCCGTGCGGTTTCCCGTCCCAGGGATGTGGTGGCCCGGCTGAATCGACTTTTCCAGCAAACCGAGTCGGACCTGTCGTATTTCACCATGATTTACGGCATCTTCAACACCGCAACACGTCAGATTTCCCTTTGCCAGGCTGGGCACCCTTCGCCCATCTTGTTGACAGGCCAGGGCGGTGTTCAGGTATTGGGTCAAGGAGGGTACCCGGTTGGTCTATTCGACTTTGATGATTTTGAAGACATCGAGCTGACACTCGGCGAGGATGAAGCCCTTGTTCTCTACTCTGATGGAGTTACAGAGGTGTTGTCCTCCAGCGCTGAATCATTTGGGGAAGAGCGGCTTCTCCAGTGCATAACAGAGCAGGTTCGACTTGGGCGTTGTGCAGATTTGCCTGAATGTATCCGCTGGACTGTGGAGAAGTGGGGAGGCCCGGTCGTACAGCAAAAAGGGTTTGAGGACGATGTTTCCATCCTGATGATTGCGCCCCGGCCGGGTTTGCTGGATCAACATGTACACACAGACGTTGATCGACAGTTACCTGAGCCTGTATTTCGCTTGCAAGGTGTGCAGGGCAATCAATCGAGCGGTGAATTGAGTCCAATTCCCTTGTCCGCCGCCAAGTCCATTGTGATTGTGGACGACTCGCGCAGTTTTCTGCGTATCTTTGAGGCCATGCTCAACAGTTGGGGCTACAAGGTGCATTCCGCCAAAAATGGCCACGATGCGCTGGCCTTGATCGAGAGCGAACAGCCCGATTTTGTACTTACAGACTGGGACATGCCCGGCATGAGCGGAATCGAGCTTTGCGAGCAGGTGAGTGCTCAACGGGGCAACGCCTATACCTACATCATCATGATCACCGGTTACGCTTCTCGCGATGATTTGTTGCACAGCCTGCGGGTGGGCGCAGACGACTTCATGACCAAGCCGGTCAACCCCAGTGAGCTCAAGGTTCGTCTCAAAACAGCGGAACGGATCGCTGACCTTCACACTGGGTTAGAGCGCAGGCACACCGAGCTCAGCCAATTGTATGAAGCCCTGCAGCGTGACATGCGTGAAGTATCAAGAATTCAACGCGCGTTGTTACCCAAGAGCCGGGTTGAACCCTGGCCCTGCGCAGTTCAAACACTGTATCAACCCAAGGGTTATGTGTGTGGAAAGCAGATGGGCCTGTTGCAAACCCAAAGCAACGAACATGGCTTTTTCATGATTTCGATGCCGGGGGAAGACACGGCCACTGCCCTTCAAACCATGGCCCTTGCGCGCTGGTTTTCAATGGCCCGTGCCACGCGCGTGCTGTTTCCTGTTGAGGAAACCAGCGCGAAGGTTCGCCGTTACCTCGCCAGTCCCGAGCAGGTACTCGCTCAATTGTCCAGCATCTCTCCTGCGCTGGATGATGCAGCGCCAGAGTTTGATCTGCTTTACGGATTGATGAACCTGGATCAAGGTACCTTGCTGGTGGCCGGTATCGGCGCCTGGTCCATGGTGCTTGCCCAGCCTGGACTCTCGCCCCTGCATGTTGTACTCCCCAAGCTGAATCCGGGTGAGTTGAGAAAAGGCCACGTGGTCTATCAGGACGTCATTCGCCCCGGTAGCAGGCTTTTCTTCTATTCGCAGGATTGTTCCGAAGCATTCGGAATTTCTGACTTCAACGCTTGGGCCAATGACATTCTGGTGGATGAACAAGGGCCCAATGTCTTGGGCAAAGAGTTTTCGCGCCTGCTATCACCTTCCCGCCAAACTCAAATGCCATCCGGCGATCTCGCCTTGCTGGGAATTCAATGGCGGGAAAGTTTCGAGCCAGTGCTTTGCACGTTTTCTGATGAGCAACTCAGAACCTTGCTTCGGGAAGTCCGTGCTTTGGGTCAATCGGCAGATGACGAGTTTTCAGCAGACAACCCACCCCTGGACCTGGGGCAATACCTCGATAGCCTGGCTTTCAGCGTGGTTGCTGATACCTTGAATATCGGGCGTATGAGTGAAGCGGTTCGTACCTTTGTCGAGGGGCTGGCGTATGCCGAGGACCTTTGCTACAACGCTGACCTGGTGGTGTCTGAAGCCATGACCAATGTCATGGTGCACGGCTTCAAAGACCTGCAGCCGGCGCCTTTGGGTTTGATCGTGGCTGCATTTCAACACGGCATCGCAGTGCTGGTCGAAGACCATGGCAGCAGAATACCGGCGGCAGTGCTGGACAACATGCGCAATGTTGAATCGTTTCAGCAGGATTTCAGCCTGAGCGAGCTGCCCGAGGGCGGTATGGGGCTAGCCCTGATAAGGGCCGTGTCAAGGCGCTTCGCCTACAGGTCTACACAATCATCCAATCGGCTGCTGGTTTTGCTCTGA
- a CDS encoding STAS domain-containing protein, with the protein MVSTEDIGDVFVLKVEAVRLDSAVGTIIRNAVVSKLETSKKFALDISAVKLVDSGGLGSLVALLKNISNNQGKLTLIGMNKSVRMMFELSRMDRQFSLLDDMPKAIAFFQQA; encoded by the coding sequence ATGGTTTCAACAGAAGACATCGGCGATGTGTTTGTATTGAAGGTCGAAGCGGTCCGTCTCGACAGCGCCGTGGGCACAATCATACGGAACGCTGTGGTTTCAAAGTTAGAAACCAGTAAAAAATTCGCCCTTGATATTTCTGCCGTGAAGCTGGTCGATTCTGGTGGTCTCGGATCGCTGGTCGCCTTGCTCAAAAACATCAGCAACAACCAGGGTAAATTGACATTGATTGGCATGAACAAATCAGTTCGAATGATGTTCGAGTTGTCTCGCATGGATCGTCAGTTTTCTTTGCTGGACGACATGCCCAAAGCAATCGCCTTTTTTCAGCAGGCCTGA